The proteins below come from a single Pieris brassicae chromosome 1, ilPieBrab1.1, whole genome shotgun sequence genomic window:
- the LOC123716061 gene encoding CLIP domain-containing serine protease 14D-like isoform X2, with protein MSICISISLERKPRVDDDSNLARCPPNTICVPVSQCPLLEDLLDYACFSSDRYFLRLNELTCGSSNEEDFVCCPSCECGRVYQHGNPECGQSMVRGIDYNGLGAQPWVARVGFANKDTGSVKFACTGSIIGKRIILTAAHCALAKPEGYKLSTVVVGEWDVSRSPDCSDFFCAPPPQALKVESVSVHPGYEQKIFRHDIALIILKDEIKYSVTAAPICLNDRPLVVDERASLVGWGKLSGQSTAASHQQQLEVPIVPLETCERVFGESVPIHEGQLCAGGEQGKDACSGFGGAPLVMKRDGMFVQVGIVSFGSENCGSEGVPSVYTNIGHYHRWIVDNSPSN; from the exons ATGTCAATAT GTATATCAATAAGTTTAGAAAGAAAACCACGGGTTGACGATGATTCAAATCTT gcaAGATGTCCACCCAACACAATATGTGTTCCAGTTAGTCAATGTCCACTATTAGAAGATTTGTTGGATTATGCGTGTTTCTCTTCAGACag atatTTTCTCCGTTTGAACGAATTAACATGTGGAAGCTCAAATGAAGAAGATTTTGTGTGCTGTCCGTCTTGTGAGTGTGGCCGGGTGTATCAACATGGCAACCCTGAATGCGGACAGAGCATGGTACGAGGGATTGACTATAATGGTTTAGGGGCACAGCCCTGGGTCGCTAGAGTGGGTTTCGCAA ACAAAGATACGGGTAGTGTGAAGTTTGCGTGCACAGGCTCCATCATCGGCAAAAGGATAATTCTAACAGCTGCTCACTGTGCGTTGGCCAAACCGGAAGGGTACAAATT ATCCACAGTGGTGGTGGGTGAATGGGACGTCAGCCGTAGTCCAGATTGTTCAGATTTCTTCTGTGCACCGCCGCCACAAGCCCTCAAAGTTGAGAGCGTCTCGGTACACCCTGGATACGAACAGAAGATATTCAGACATGACATAGCACTCATCATTTTGAAGGATGAAATTAAATACTCCG TGACAGCTGCACCTATCTGCCTTAATGACAGGCCATTGGTAGTGGACGAACGGGCCTCGCTCGTGGGCTGGGGAAAACTGTCCGGACAAAGTACAGCG GCGAGTCATCAACAACAATTGGAAGTCCCAATAGTCCCCTTAGAAACGTGTGAGCGAGTGTTCGGTGAATCCGTACCCATACACGAGGGACAGTTATGCGCTGGGGGGGAACAGGGGAAGGATGCTTGTTCCGGCTTTGGTGGGGCTCCCCTGGTTATGAAGAGGGACGGAATGTTTGTACAG gttGGCATAGTGTCATTTGGCTCCGAGAACTGCGGAAGCGAAGGTGTGCCCAGCGTTTACACCAATATAGGGCACTATCATCGCTGGATTGTCGATAATTCGCCCTCAAATTAA
- the LOC123714958 gene encoding gamma-interferon-inducible lysosomal thiol reductase-like — protein MFQHIWGTQHTPCSDVKKYSNTTLNNLLIIIDMATSEIFLLTVLLFSSGNAIGPKLRLTVYYESECPDSETFILKQLQPTVQQLQNNITLQLVPFGKARSINYGNDGFECQHGSSECLGNMVQDCALSRMKQYTDVMKVAYVACEMETRSGAKGDLLCVQNAKLSPKDVEDCVLTGEGTMLQLHSEYQTSKVRPSFIPTITVNGVFDQHIQDNAQVDLFSTLCSILKEAEPCAKHYNSMALNNLLINQR, from the exons AGCATACACCGTGTTCGGACGTCAAGAAATATTCGAAtacaactttaaataatttattgataataatcGACATGGCTACAAGTGAGATTTTTTTGTTGACGGTGCTATTGTTTAGTTCTGGAAATGCAATTGGACCGAAG TTGCGACTAACAGTATACTATGAGAGCGAGTGTCCTGATAGTGAAACATTTATACTCAAGCAACTCCAGCCAACAGTGCAACAACTGCAAAACAATATTACACTTCAACTTGTGCCATTCGGCAAGGCAAGG AGTATAAACTATGGTAACGACGGCTTCGAATGCCAACACGGCTCCTCAGAGTGCCTTGGTAATATGGTACAGGACTGCGCACTAAGTCGGATGAAGCAGTACACTGATGTTATGAAAGTGGCTTACGTCGCCTGCGAGATGGAAACCAGGTCGGGGGCTAAAGGAGATCTGCTT tgtgTCCAAAATGCAAAACTATCTCCTAAAGATGTAGAAGACTGCGTCTTGACAGGTGAAGGAACAATGCTTCAACTTCACAGTGAATACCAGACCAGCAAAGTGCGACCCAGCTTCATACCTACTATCACTGTTAACGGG gtATTTGATCAACACATTCAAGATAATGCCCAAGTGGATCTTTTTAGTACTCTGTGTTCCATATTGAAGGAAGCTGAGCCGTGTGCGAAACACTACAACTCAATGGCACTTAATaatctattaataaatcaacggtga
- the LOC123716061 gene encoding CLIP domain-containing serine protease 14D-like isoform X1, with protein MIREWKLIMKQVCLWILLIKTANGQFGSISISLERKPRVDDDSNLARCPPNTICVPVSQCPLLEDLLDYACFSSDRYFLRLNELTCGSSNEEDFVCCPSCECGRVYQHGNPECGQSMVRGIDYNGLGAQPWVARVGFANKDTGSVKFACTGSIIGKRIILTAAHCALAKPEGYKLSTVVVGEWDVSRSPDCSDFFCAPPPQALKVESVSVHPGYEQKIFRHDIALIILKDEIKYSVTAAPICLNDRPLVVDERASLVGWGKLSGQSTAASHQQQLEVPIVPLETCERVFGESVPIHEGQLCAGGEQGKDACSGFGGAPLVMKRDGMFVQVGIVSFGSENCGSEGVPSVYTNIGHYHRWIVDNSPSN; from the exons ATGATTCGTGAAtggaaattaattatgaaacaaGTGTGTTTGtggattttattaatcaaaaccGCGAACGGACAGTTCGGAA GTATATCAATAAGTTTAGAAAGAAAACCACGGGTTGACGATGATTCAAATCTT gcaAGATGTCCACCCAACACAATATGTGTTCCAGTTAGTCAATGTCCACTATTAGAAGATTTGTTGGATTATGCGTGTTTCTCTTCAGACag atatTTTCTCCGTTTGAACGAATTAACATGTGGAAGCTCAAATGAAGAAGATTTTGTGTGCTGTCCGTCTTGTGAGTGTGGCCGGGTGTATCAACATGGCAACCCTGAATGCGGACAGAGCATGGTACGAGGGATTGACTATAATGGTTTAGGGGCACAGCCCTGGGTCGCTAGAGTGGGTTTCGCAA ACAAAGATACGGGTAGTGTGAAGTTTGCGTGCACAGGCTCCATCATCGGCAAAAGGATAATTCTAACAGCTGCTCACTGTGCGTTGGCCAAACCGGAAGGGTACAAATT ATCCACAGTGGTGGTGGGTGAATGGGACGTCAGCCGTAGTCCAGATTGTTCAGATTTCTTCTGTGCACCGCCGCCACAAGCCCTCAAAGTTGAGAGCGTCTCGGTACACCCTGGATACGAACAGAAGATATTCAGACATGACATAGCACTCATCATTTTGAAGGATGAAATTAAATACTCCG TGACAGCTGCACCTATCTGCCTTAATGACAGGCCATTGGTAGTGGACGAACGGGCCTCGCTCGTGGGCTGGGGAAAACTGTCCGGACAAAGTACAGCG GCGAGTCATCAACAACAATTGGAAGTCCCAATAGTCCCCTTAGAAACGTGTGAGCGAGTGTTCGGTGAATCCGTACCCATACACGAGGGACAGTTATGCGCTGGGGGGGAACAGGGGAAGGATGCTTGTTCCGGCTTTGGTGGGGCTCCCCTGGTTATGAAGAGGGACGGAATGTTTGTACAG gttGGCATAGTGTCATTTGGCTCCGAGAACTGCGGAAGCGAAGGTGTGCCCAGCGTTTACACCAATATAGGGCACTATCATCGCTGGATTGTCGATAATTCGCCCTCAAATTAA